In Labrus mixtus chromosome 11, fLabMix1.1, whole genome shotgun sequence, a single window of DNA contains:
- the fabp10a gene encoding fatty acid-binding protein 10-A, liver basic, which produces MAFNGTWQVYAQENYEEFLKAMELPPDVIKMAKDIKPITEIKQSGNDFTVTSKTPGKTVTNSFTIGKEADITTMDGKKIKCVVNMEGGKLVCNTGKTSHIQEIKGGEMIETMTMGSATLIRKSKKM; this is translated from the exons ATGGCCTTTAACGGAACATGGCAGGTGTACGCTCAGGAGAACTATGAGGAGTTCCTCAAGGCAATGG AACTTCCTCCAGATGTCATCAAGATGGCCAAAGACATCAAGCCGATTACAGAGATCAAGCAGAGCGGCAATGACTTTACTGTCACCTCAAAGACCCCCGGAAAGACTGTGACCAACTCCTTTACCATCGGCAAGGAGGCTGACATCACCACCATGGACGGCAAGAAGATCAAG TGTGTTGTCAATATGGAGGGTGGCAAGCTGGTCTGCAACACCGGCAAGACGTCCCACATCCAGGAGATCAAGGGAGGAGAGATGATTGAG ACTATGACAATGGGCTCAGCAACTCTGATCAGGAAGAGCAAGAAGATGTAA